One Mycobacterium sp. SMC-4 DNA window includes the following coding sequences:
- a CDS encoding MIP/aquaporin family protein: MDEPSLPQKLVAEALGTAFLVFVGVGAVPATLIVNGNAPFTMADLGMISLAFATIVVATIYALGHISGNHINPAVTIGLAVTGKFPWPRVPAYIGAQVFGAIAGAAAIIGVLGTAASDVGLGVATYSSETPAIQAFFAEFVGTFILVFTVFGVIHRKASAGFAGVAIGLVVFAAIIPVAPTTGASINPARTFGPMLIQQLAGGEVSWGQLPVYLGAEFLAGIVAALTYVAISRTRADSEPAEPVTAPAEPTPQTTTAA, encoded by the coding sequence ATGGACGAGCCTTCACTCCCGCAGAAGCTCGTGGCAGAGGCACTCGGCACCGCCTTTTTGGTGTTCGTCGGTGTCGGCGCCGTGCCCGCCACCCTGATCGTCAACGGCAACGCCCCGTTCACGATGGCAGACCTCGGGATGATCTCCCTGGCATTCGCCACCATCGTGGTGGCGACCATCTACGCGCTGGGCCACATCTCCGGAAACCACATCAACCCCGCGGTCACCATCGGCCTTGCGGTCACCGGTAAGTTCCCGTGGCCGCGGGTTCCCGCCTACATCGGCGCGCAGGTTTTCGGTGCCATCGCTGGAGCGGCCGCGATCATCGGGGTGCTCGGCACGGCCGCCAGCGACGTCGGCCTCGGCGTTGCCACCTACTCCAGCGAAACCCCGGCGATCCAGGCCTTTTTCGCTGAGTTCGTGGGTACGTTCATTCTTGTGTTCACCGTGTTCGGCGTGATCCACCGCAAGGCCTCGGCTGGATTTGCCGGCGTGGCGATCGGCCTGGTGGTGTTCGCGGCGATCATCCCCGTCGCACCCACCACGGGCGCGTCGATCAATCCGGCCCGCACGTTCGGACCGATGCTCATCCAGCAACTCGCGGGCGGAGAGGTGTCGTGGGGCCAGCTTCCGGTCTACCTCGGCGCGGAGTTCCTCGCGGGCATCGTCGCCGCGTTGACCTACGTCGCGATCTCGCGCACCCGCGCCGATTCCGAACCCGCGGAGCCGGTCACCGCCCCCGCTGAGCCCACCCCCCAGACCACCACCGCAGCCTAG
- a CDS encoding DUF4262 domain-containing protein: protein MCWRCDHPEATNEDYLEHLRETIRDHGWVVQYVESEKRPFAYTVGLYGRGLPELLMTGLSAEVSCRVLSSIAHMVVDDGTVLAPAMHIDYKDRFLIEVVEVEHPDVHLRFAVDIFGPNIRALQLVWAAGNRRFPWAAGWGHGRRRQPVLGCRTDWPTSAA from the coding sequence ATGTGCTGGAGATGCGACCATCCGGAAGCCACCAACGAGGACTACTTGGAGCATCTCCGCGAGACCATTCGCGACCATGGCTGGGTCGTACAGTACGTCGAGAGCGAGAAGAGACCGTTCGCCTACACCGTTGGGCTGTACGGCCGAGGTCTGCCCGAGTTGTTGATGACCGGGCTATCGGCCGAGGTCTCGTGCCGCGTGCTGAGCTCGATCGCACACATGGTGGTTGATGACGGGACCGTGTTGGCACCGGCGATGCACATCGACTACAAGGACCGATTCCTCATCGAGGTGGTCGAGGTCGAGCACCCCGATGTGCACCTGAGGTTCGCCGTCGACATCTTCGGTCCGAACATCCGTGCTCTACAACTGGTTTGGGCCGCTGGCAACAGACGGTTCCCGTGGGCTGCGGGATGGGGACACGGTCGCCGGCGACAACCCGTGCTCGGATGTCGCACAGACTGGCCGACCTCGGCCGCCTGA
- a CDS encoding MerR family transcriptional regulator — translation MGARVSIGDFAVMTSLSRKALRHYHDIGILEPVHVDAHTGYRFYDTSQVDHAHIIRRFRSLGMSIPDIKALLSTEDAAARTEIITTHLAQMEVQLQQTRDTVGALRELLSPVSVPAHVDMQRKPALTVWSVGATIEVSEIDDWFGTSLRTLRDAVTAAGSAGLGHQPGGLYDRALFLESRGKATLFVPAPHSAHPPEGVRAEILPAAEFAVLTHPGGHDGIDRSYAALGRYVNEHLISHQGPIREHYIGATPSTPTTFTATEICWPIFSTTPPPA, via the coding sequence ATGGGCGCACGCGTCTCGATCGGTGACTTCGCTGTGATGACCAGCCTGAGCAGGAAAGCGCTCCGGCACTACCACGACATCGGCATTCTCGAACCAGTCCACGTCGACGCCCACACCGGCTACCGCTTCTACGACACCAGCCAGGTAGACCATGCACACATCATCCGCCGGTTCCGATCGCTGGGCATGTCCATTCCCGACATCAAGGCGCTGCTGAGCACAGAGGACGCCGCGGCACGCACCGAGATCATCACCACTCATCTCGCACAGATGGAGGTGCAGCTACAACAAACTCGTGACACCGTCGGCGCGCTGCGCGAGTTGCTCTCTCCGGTGAGCGTCCCGGCCCACGTGGACATGCAGCGCAAGCCGGCGCTCACCGTCTGGTCCGTCGGCGCCACCATCGAGGTTTCCGAGATCGACGACTGGTTCGGAACGTCGCTGAGGACTTTGCGCGACGCCGTTACGGCGGCGGGCAGCGCCGGGCTGGGGCACCAGCCGGGCGGCCTCTACGACCGAGCGCTGTTTCTCGAATCACGCGGCAAGGCAACCCTCTTCGTCCCGGCGCCGCATTCCGCGCACCCCCCGGAGGGCGTCCGTGCTGAGATCTTGCCTGCGGCCGAGTTCGCGGTGCTCACCCATCCCGGTGGTCACGACGGCATCGACCGCAGCTACGCGGCTCTGGGTCGATATGTGAACGAGCATCTGATCAGCCACCAGGGCCCGATCCGCGAACACTACATCGGAGCCACGCCCTCGACGCCGACGACGTTCACCGCCACAGAGATCTGCTGGCCGATCTTCAGCACCACTCCACCTCCAGCGTGA
- a CDS encoding nuclear transport factor 2 family protein yields the protein MTTDWDALPDSIKTFMTALDARDADRALATLTPDAVVTDEGRDYTGGDDIGTWVATAASEYTYTTEFTGATVLEEQTDTTVDVGQHLEGDFPGGVADLHYRFTLDGVLISRLVIEP from the coding sequence ATGACCACAGATTGGGATGCGCTCCCGGACAGCATCAAGACGTTCATGACCGCACTCGACGCCCGAGACGCCGACCGGGCCCTCGCCACGCTCACCCCGGACGCCGTCGTGACCGACGAGGGCCGCGACTATACGGGCGGCGACGACATCGGGACCTGGGTCGCGACTGCGGCCAGTGAGTACACCTACACCACCGAGTTCACCGGCGCGACGGTGCTCGAAGAGCAGACCGATACGACCGTCGACGTCGGGCAGCACCTGGAGGGTGACTTCCCCGGCGGGGTCGCCGATCTGCACTATCGGTTCACCCTCGACGGCGTGTTGATCAGCCGGTTGGTGATCGAACCATGA
- the dhaL gene encoding dihydroxyacetone kinase subunit DhaL, which translates to MGTDQNIDTTLVTGWLREFARLITENAQYLSDLDAAVGDADHGINMERGMSAVIAALDETPPADLPALFKKVGMTLVSSVGGASGPLYGTLFLRMAPAFGADTAGAAEFAKALRAGVDGVVARGRAEAGDKTMFDALAPALDALDGALASETDLAPALREAAAAADRGRDATESMVARKGRASYLGQRSVGHIDPGATSSAMLITAAATAFGAAG; encoded by the coding sequence ATGGGCACCGACCAGAACATCGACACCACTCTCGTCACCGGTTGGCTGCGCGAATTCGCCCGGCTGATCACCGAGAACGCGCAGTATCTCAGCGATCTCGATGCCGCAGTCGGTGACGCCGACCATGGCATCAACATGGAGCGCGGCATGTCGGCCGTGATCGCTGCCCTCGACGAGACCCCGCCCGCCGACCTGCCTGCACTGTTCAAAAAAGTGGGTATGACCCTGGTCAGTTCCGTCGGCGGCGCGAGCGGGCCGTTGTACGGCACGCTCTTCCTGCGGATGGCGCCCGCATTCGGCGCCGACACCGCAGGCGCGGCCGAGTTCGCCAAGGCGTTGCGCGCCGGCGTCGACGGTGTGGTCGCCCGCGGCCGCGCCGAAGCCGGCGACAAAACCATGTTCGACGCGCTTGCGCCTGCGCTGGACGCACTCGACGGTGCGCTGGCGTCTGAGACCGACCTCGCTCCAGCACTGCGCGAGGCGGCGGCTGCGGCCGACAGGGGCCGCGACGCCACCGAATCGATGGTCGCCCGCAAAGGCCGAGCCAGCTACCTCGGCCAGCGCAGTGTCGGACACATCGATCCGGGCGCGACCTCCTCGGCGATGTTGATCACCGCGGCAGCAACGGCTTTCGGAGCAGCCGGATGA
- a CDS encoding CIA30 family protein, producing the protein MRRHRGRADRLTLWLIGMVSVCPLLLVVSCSDAARSSDGDEPADVLLVGLDDADEVATWTTVNDPVMGGASTSRIRFGDGGLVFSGNISLDNNGGFASARSPQDPDIGRRAAGATSLGVRAVGDGKTYLLKVGRPEQPWSYVQRFPTEAGVDRIYQLPVEDFQPVGTRLGPAPDAPKNLDPATIGQVSIYILDKQQGPFEIRASAITATF; encoded by the coding sequence GTGCGCCGGCACCGGGGCCGGGCGGATCGGCTGACGCTGTGGCTGATCGGCATGGTGTCTGTCTGCCCGTTGCTACTGGTTGTGTCCTGCTCGGACGCGGCGCGGTCCTCGGACGGAGATGAGCCAGCCGATGTCTTACTCGTCGGCCTCGATGACGCCGACGAGGTGGCGACATGGACAACCGTCAACGACCCCGTGATGGGTGGTGCGTCCACCTCGCGCATCAGGTTCGGCGACGGTGGGCTCGTGTTTTCTGGAAACATCTCGCTGGACAACAACGGTGGGTTCGCTTCGGCCCGTAGTCCGCAGGACCCCGATATCGGTCGCCGAGCGGCCGGTGCCACCTCACTTGGAGTGCGCGCTGTCGGCGACGGCAAGACCTACCTGCTGAAGGTCGGCCGTCCCGAGCAGCCGTGGTCCTACGTTCAGCGTTTTCCCACCGAGGCCGGCGTCGACCGGATCTACCAACTGCCTGTCGAGGACTTTCAGCCGGTCGGCACGCGTCTCGGCCCCGCGCCCGACGCGCCCAAGAATCTGGATCCCGCAACCATCGGTCAGGTATCGATCTACATTCTCGATAAACAGCAGGGTCCCTTCGAAATCAGAGCCAGCGCAATCACTGCCACCTTCTGA
- the dhaK gene encoding dihydroxyacetone kinase subunit DhaK → MKKFINDPSDVVAEALRGMALAHPELRIDHLNRIIYRGDVPVAGKVGLISGGGSGHEPLHGGFVGSGMLDAACAGEIFTSPVPDQMLEATKTVDGGAGVLHIVKNYTGDVMNFEMAAELAQAEGIDVESIIVDDDVAVQDSTYTAGRRGVGATVLVEKLAGAAADQGRPLAEVVGVARRVNESARSMGVALTSCTVPAVGHPTFDLPDDEIELGIGIHGEPGRQRLPLQPARAIAELMLEPILADFDFAAGADGRGVILFVNSMGATPPLELYVMYSEIAAILEKAGVTVARSLVGPYITSLDMAGCSVTLLRTDDDLLNLWDHPVNTPALRKGC, encoded by the coding sequence ATGAAGAAATTCATCAACGATCCCAGTGATGTCGTCGCAGAAGCGCTGCGCGGCATGGCGTTGGCCCACCCCGAGCTGCGCATCGACCATCTGAACCGGATCATTTATCGCGGTGACGTTCCGGTGGCCGGCAAGGTCGGACTCATCTCCGGCGGCGGCTCCGGGCACGAGCCCCTGCACGGCGGCTTCGTCGGCTCGGGCATGCTCGACGCGGCGTGCGCCGGGGAGATCTTCACCTCACCGGTGCCCGATCAGATGCTGGAGGCAACCAAGACCGTCGACGGTGGGGCCGGTGTCCTGCACATCGTGAAGAACTACACCGGCGACGTGATGAACTTCGAGATGGCGGCCGAACTGGCGCAGGCCGAGGGCATCGATGTCGAGTCGATCATCGTCGACGACGACGTCGCGGTGCAGGACAGCACGTACACCGCCGGTCGTCGCGGGGTCGGTGCCACGGTGTTGGTGGAGAAGCTCGCCGGTGCCGCAGCCGATCAGGGCCGCCCCCTCGCCGAGGTGGTCGGCGTTGCCCGACGGGTCAACGAGTCCGCCCGCAGCATGGGGGTCGCACTCACGTCGTGCACGGTTCCCGCTGTCGGTCATCCGACCTTCGATCTACCCGACGACGAGATCGAACTCGGCATCGGAATCCACGGTGAGCCCGGTCGACAGCGGCTCCCGTTGCAGCCGGCACGGGCGATCGCCGAGCTGATGCTCGAGCCCATCCTGGCCGATTTCGACTTCGCCGCCGGCGCTGACGGGCGGGGTGTCATCCTCTTTGTCAACAGCATGGGCGCGACGCCGCCGCTCGAGTTGTACGTCATGTACTCCGAGATCGCCGCGATTCTGGAGAAGGCCGGCGTGACCGTGGCCCGATCCCTGGTCGGGCCCTACATCACCAGCCTGGATATGGCGGGGTGCTCTGTGACCCTGCTGCGTACCGACGACGACCTGCTGAACCTGTGGGATCACCCGGTCAACACACCCGCACTGCGAAAGGGCTGCTGA
- a CDS encoding oxidoreductase, whose translation MSRRWFITGGTSGGFGVAFAEAALEAGDCVVLTSRRQQELAAWADQYGDRVLVVPLELTDAAQVQRAVHAAEERFGGIDVLVNNAGRGWYGSIEGMDESAVRAMFELNFFAVLSVIRAVLPGMRARGSGWIVNVSSVAGLVSAPGFGYYSATKFALEAITDALRDEVAAQGISVLTVEPGAFRTNAYAGFANEPVAEAIPEYHDMLAQVRAAFVEMDGVQPGDPSRAARAVIAAMAQDPPPRRLVLGNNGYDAVIDALEHALGEIRANETLSRSADFPTSAGS comes from the coding sequence ATGAGCAGACGATGGTTCATCACCGGGGGCACGTCCGGCGGTTTCGGGGTGGCGTTCGCCGAGGCGGCGCTGGAGGCCGGGGACTGCGTGGTACTCACCTCCCGGCGCCAGCAGGAGCTGGCGGCGTGGGCCGATCAGTACGGCGACCGCGTTCTCGTCGTGCCGCTAGAGCTCACCGACGCGGCGCAGGTGCAGCGTGCGGTGCATGCGGCCGAGGAGCGCTTCGGCGGTATCGACGTGCTGGTCAACAATGCCGGCCGCGGTTGGTACGGATCCATCGAGGGGATGGACGAGTCCGCGGTGCGGGCGATGTTCGAGCTGAACTTCTTCGCGGTGCTGTCGGTGATCCGCGCGGTGCTGCCGGGGATGCGCGCCCGCGGGAGCGGGTGGATCGTCAACGTGTCCTCGGTGGCCGGGCTGGTGTCGGCGCCCGGATTCGGCTACTACAGTGCGACGAAGTTCGCCCTCGAAGCCATCACCGATGCCCTGCGCGATGAGGTTGCCGCACAGGGTATCTCCGTGTTGACCGTAGAACCAGGGGCGTTCCGCACCAACGCCTACGCCGGCTTTGCGAACGAGCCCGTAGCGGAGGCGATTCCGGAATATCACGACATGCTCGCACAGGTCCGTGCCGCCTTCGTCGAGATGGACGGCGTGCAGCCCGGCGACCCCAGCCGTGCGGCCCGTGCGGTGATCGCAGCGATGGCCCAAGACCCGCCTCCCCGCCGGCTGGTCTTGGGCAACAACGGCTACGACGCCGTGATCGACGCACTGGAACATGCTCTCGGCGAAATCCGGGCCAATGAGACACTCTCTCGCAGCGCGGATTTCCCCACCAGTGCGGGGAGTTGA
- a CDS encoding IclR family transcriptional regulator, whose amino-acid sequence MLRWAQGVREKKAGQMIQAVDRALRILTVLQGGRRMSLGEVAAAIDLAPSTVHGLIRTLLAHGMVQQEIDSGRYRLGPATLRLGNVYLETLELRARVAIWAEGLARRTGCAVRTAVLLFDEIVVVAHEPRPDGTRQMPEVGIVIPAHASALGKALLAFTAGESAPAPLRSMTGETITDPAVLASQLEVVRATGLADEVEEAVIGECACAAAVFDSSGEVIGAIGLVVPAARWPLEPADVDALRDAARTVSRELGAPVWPARRS is encoded by the coding sequence ATGCTTCGGTGGGCACAAGGGGTGCGCGAGAAGAAGGCAGGGCAGATGATTCAGGCGGTCGACCGAGCGCTACGCATCCTCACGGTGTTGCAGGGTGGACGGCGGATGAGCCTGGGGGAGGTCGCCGCGGCGATCGACCTCGCGCCCTCGACGGTGCACGGTTTGATTCGCACCCTGCTCGCACACGGGATGGTGCAGCAGGAGATCGACTCGGGACGCTACCGGCTCGGGCCGGCGACCCTGCGGTTGGGCAATGTCTATCTGGAGACGCTGGAGCTGCGTGCACGGGTGGCGATCTGGGCCGAGGGACTGGCCCGGCGCACCGGCTGCGCAGTGCGGACCGCGGTGCTGCTCTTCGACGAGATCGTCGTCGTCGCCCACGAGCCCCGTCCCGACGGAACCCGTCAGATGCCCGAGGTCGGCATCGTGATTCCCGCCCATGCCAGCGCTCTGGGCAAGGCACTGCTGGCGTTCACCGCCGGCGAGAGCGCGCCGGCGCCGTTGCGCAGCATGACCGGTGAGACGATCACCGACCCCGCGGTGCTGGCTTCTCAACTCGAGGTTGTCCGAGCCACCGGACTCGCCGACGAGGTCGAGGAAGCAGTGATCGGTGAATGTGCCTGCGCCGCAGCGGTGTTTGACTCATCCGGAGAGGTGATCGGGGCGATCGGCCTGGTTGTTCCCGCCGCCCGCTGGCCGTTGGAGCCCGCGGACGTCGACGCACTGCGCGACGCCGCGCGCACGGTGTCGCGCGAACTCGGTGCGCCGGTGTGGCCGGCTCGCCGGAGCTAG
- a CDS encoding DUF4174 domain-containing protein translates to MKRSRGQAQPGCAVVRDGNSSLDGHTMDAAEAQRLVARYAIDTEGFTALLIGKDGGEKRRIDGVPDLRAIYAVIDGMPMRSSEMNSAASRC, encoded by the coding sequence GTGAAAAGGTCACGGGGCCAGGCGCAGCCGGGTTGCGCCGTGGTGCGCGACGGCAACAGCTCGCTCGACGGCCACACCATGGACGCCGCCGAGGCCCAACGGCTGGTGGCGCGGTACGCGATCGACACAGAAGGCTTCACCGCGCTGTTGATCGGGAAAGACGGTGGCGAGAAACGGCGCATCGACGGGGTGCCGGATCTCCGGGCGATCTACGCGGTGATCGACGGAATGCCCATGCGCAGCAGCGAGATGAACTCCGCCGCGAGTCGGTGTTGA